CGTCAATTTGCCGTCGATGGAAATCTGGCTGAATACAGTAACCTTCACGATAACTCCCTTTGGTTTTTTGATGGCTGGCTGGGGTTTAAAGGTATTGCGGGTTCGGCGTGAACACGCCCTTGATCGTGGGCACAGACGGATCATTCAATAACCCATCGAATGCCGCGGCGTAAGCCTCCAGTCCGTAGCGGTGCGTTACCAATCGGCCCAGTTCGGGCAGCATTTTTGCCATGCGCAGTGCGCGGGGAAAATGCTGGTTGTATTCGCCAGCTGAAATAATGCTGATGGCGTTGACAAGAAAATGCTTGACGGGCAGCGGGTACTGATAATTGCCGTTGAATCCGAAAAGGACGATTTTTCCGCCCCGGCGAATGTATCGAGCGGCCGTGCCGAGCTGATTGCCAACGGTATCGATGGCGGCGTCCACATGGCCTTGCTGCATGCGGGCCTCGAGGTCGTCGGGGTGCATGACCTCCAATCCGAGCGAACGGCCGAATGCGATCCGATGTGGATTCAGATCGGTGGCGAGGGTCTGAACGCCCATCGCGCGCAAAAGCAGTTGTGCGACCAGGCTCATGGGGCCGGAGCCGAGCAGCAAAACCCTTTGGCCTGCCTGAATCGCTGCCTGGTCGATGTTGTTCAAAATGCAGGCGACGGGTTCGATCAACACGCCAGTCTCCCAGCGCATGTCGTCCGGCAGGGGATAGACGAACCGCTCGCGGGTGGTGAAGCGTTCGGCAAAGGTGCCATGCTTGTTGACCCCCGCGATATTCAGCGTTGCATTGGCGCCGCCATTGCAAAGGTGGGTTTGGCCGGAGGCACAGAATTCACAGGTTCCGCAGTATTCGTTGGGATCCACCACCACCCGCATTCCGGGGCGCAGGTATTTGACGCCTGCGCCCACCCTGGTGATCACACCGACTGCCTCGTGACCGCGAACTACGCCGATTTTCCCTTCCTCCCGGCCGGACAAGACCGCCAGGTCGGTGCCGCAGATGCCTGACAGGACAATATCGATTTCCACGCCATCGACTGCAAATGCATCGATGTCGTGATGGGTGATCAAACCCAGTTTTTGCTG
This region of Acidovorax sp. GBBC 1281 genomic DNA includes:
- a CDS encoding zinc-dependent alcohol dehydrogenase, coding for MNALGLIDQQKLGLITHHDIDAFAVDGVEIDIVLSGICGTDLAVLSGREEGKIGVVRGHEAVGVITRVGAGVKYLRPGMRVVVDPNEYCGTCEFCASGQTHLCNGGANATLNIAGVNKHGTFAERFTTRERFVYPLPDDMRWETGVLIEPVACILNNIDQAAIQAGQRVLLLGSGPMSLVAQLLLRAMGVQTLATDLNPHRIAFGRSLGLEVMHPDDLEARMQQGHVDAAIDTVGNQLGTAARYIRRGGKIVLFGFNGNYQYPLPVKHFLVNAISIISAGEYNQHFPRALRMAKMLPELGRLVTHRYGLEAYAAAFDGLLNDPSVPTIKGVFTPNPQYL